Proteins co-encoded in one Arachis hypogaea cultivar Tifrunner chromosome 11, arahy.Tifrunner.gnm2.J5K5, whole genome shotgun sequence genomic window:
- the LOC112719900 gene encoding CBL-interacting serine/threonine-protein kinase 10 produces the protein MESKSIVLLERYELGRLLGQGTFGKVYYARSAITNQSVAIKMIDKDKVMKTGRAEQITREISVMRRARHPNIIQLFEVMATKTKIYFVIEIAKGGELFDKVSKGKLKEDVAHKYFRQLINAVDYCHSRGVYHRDIKPENILLDENGDLKISDFGLSALAESKRQDGLLHTPCGTPAYVAPEVIKRKGYDGAKADIWSCGIVLFVLLAGFLPFHDANLIEMYRKISKAELKFPSWFPPEVCRLLRKMLDPNPETRITIAKITENSWFKRGPKAKHKKLDAETTSVSSGTVSDLSDEGEGLAAEAKEEPVVATSINAFDIISLSAGFDLSSFFEDSFQKREARFSSRQPASVIFSKLEDAAKRLKLKIKKTAAGLVKLDGLTEGRKGVLSIDAEIFEVTPMFHLVEVKKSNGDTLEYQKILQEGIRPALKDIIWVWQNDQQQQPQEPEEQPQIDDQPPQPPES, from the coding sequence ATGGAGAGTAAATCAATTGTTCTGTTGGAAAGATATGAGTTAGGAAGATTACTAGGGCAGGGTACCTTTGGGAAGGTTTACTATGCACGGAGTGCGATAACTAACCAGAGTGTGGCTATTAAGATGATTGACAAAGATAAGGTTATGAAAACTGGGCGTGCCGAACAAATCACGCGCGAGATATCTGTTATGAGAAGGGCTAGGCATCCCAATATTATACAGCTTTTCGAGGTTATGGCCACCAAGACTAAGATTTACTTTGTTATTGAAATTGCTAAAGGTGGTGAACTCTTCGACAAGGTGTCCAAGGGAAAACTCAAGGAAGATGTTGCTCACAAGTATTTTAGGCAGCTAATCAATGCAGTAGATTATTGTCACAGTAGAGGCGTATACCACAGAGATATAAAGCCGGAGAACATTCTGTTGGATGAAAATGGGGACCTAAAGATATCTGATTTTGGGTTAAGTGCGCTCGCGGAGTCCAAGCGGCAGGATGGCCTACTCCATACACCTTGTGGCACCCCTGCCTATGTTGCTCCTGAAGTCATCAAAAGGAAGGGATATGATGGTGCAAAAGCTGATATTTGGTCTTGTGGAATTGTTCTATTTGTCTTAttggcaggttttctcccttttCATGATGCAAATTTGATAGAGATGTATAGGAAGATAAGCAAGGCTGAATTAAAATTCCCGAGTTGGTTCCCGCCAGAAGTATGCAGGTTGTTGAGAAAGATGCTGGATCCAAATCCTGAAACCAGGATTACTATTGCCAAGATTACAGAAAATTCTTGGTTTAAGAGAGGACCTAAAGCTAAGCACAAAAAACTTGACGCAGAAACCACTAGCGTCTCTTCAGGTACAGTTTCTGATCTAAGTGATGAAGGTGAAGGTCTAGCAGCAGAAGCAAAGGAAGAACCAGTTGTGGCAACAAGTATAAATGCATTtgatatcatctccctttctgcTGGTTTcgatctttcttcatttttcgaaGACAGTTTTCAGAAAAGAGAAGCAAGGTTTAGTTCAAGACAACCTGCATCGGTCATCTTTTCCAAGCTGGAAGATGCTGCCAAGCGACTAAAGCTGAAGATAAAGAAAACAGCAGCTGGCTTGGTGAAATTGGATGGTTTAACCGAAGGTAGGAAGGGGGTTTTATCAATTGATGCCGAGATTTTCGAGGTTACTCCTATGTTCCATCTGGTGGAGGTGAAGAAATCCAATGGAGATACATTGGAATACCAGAAAATACTGCAAGAGGGTATAAGACCTGCACTTAAGGATATTATTTGGGTCTGGCAAAATGACCAACAGCAGCAACCACAAGAGCCAGAAGAACAGCCGCAGATAGATGACCAGCCGCCACAACCACCCGAGTCATAA
- the LOC112719901 gene encoding phosphatidate cytidylyltransferase 4, chloroplastic isoform X2: MAAAVFAGAREYFELVRSRGITEGMTPPPRYVSRVCSVACALLPLYIMYRGHIDVSVTSAAFVLAMALLLQRGSPRFAQLSSAIFGLFYCGYLPCFWVKLRCGLAAPALNTRIGATWPVLLGGQAHWTVGLVATLISISSIIAADTFAFLGGKVFGRTPLTNISPKKTWEGTIIGFCGCIVTSVVLSKIFSWPMSLPSSIALGVLNFFGSVFGDLTESMIKRDAGVKDSGSLIPGHGGVLDRVDSYVFTGALAYSFVKTFLPLYGV, translated from the exons ATGGCTGCTGCTGTTTTTGCTGGGGCACGTGAGTATTTTGAATTGGTTCGGAGTCGTGGAATTACTGAAGGAATGACACCTCCTCCACGCTATGTGTCACGAGTCTGCTCTGTCGCTTGTGCCTTATTGCCCTTGTATATCAT GTATCGTGGTCATATTGATGTCTCTGTAACTTCTGCTGCATTTGTTTTGGCCATGGCATTACTCTTACAAAGAGGAAGTCCACGCTTTGCCCAGCTAAGTAGTGCCATATTTGGATTATTTTATTGTGGCTATCTTCCGTGCTTTTGGGTTAAGCTTCGATGTGGTTTAGCAGCTCCAGCCTTGAATACGA GAATAGGAGCAACATGGCCTGTGCTTCTTGGTGGTCAAGCTCATTGGACAGTTGGTCTTGTGGCAACTTTGATTTCCATTAGCAGCATAATTGCAGCTGATACATTCGCATTTCTTGGTGGCAAG GTATTTGGTAGAACACCACTTACCAATATAAGTCCTAAGAAGACATGGGAGGGTACAATAATAGGCTTTTGTGGGTGTATAGTTACTTCTGTTgtgctttcaaaaattttcagttGGCCAATGTCATTACCAAG TTCAATAGCTCTTGGTGTACTGAATTTCTTTGGATCTGTTTTTGGTGATCTCACTGAATCAATGATTAAACGCGATGCGGGTGTGAAAGACTCAGGCTCCTTAATACCTGGTCATG GTGGAGTACTAGACAGAGTGGACAGTTATGTGTTTACTGGTGCGCTCGCATACTCCTTCGTCAAAACCTTTCTACCTCTATATGGGGTTTAA
- the LOC112719901 gene encoding phosphatidate cytidylyltransferase 4, chloroplastic isoform X1, translating into MAHPRVTNSLSSTTTISLFCNHHNPNNPKKPFVLLPIRACPCRPRSSQSLILHKATPSSFFFSNCKPLLRFTRRTGASPPPRVIGQAQPEHLPQSNAEGEDVLLKPQVSQLRNRIVFGLGIGITVGGVVLAGGWVFAVAMAAAVFAGAREYFELVRSRGITEGMTPPPRYVSRVCSVACALLPLYIMYRGHIDVSVTSAAFVLAMALLLQRGSPRFAQLSSAIFGLFYCGYLPCFWVKLRCGLAAPALNTRIGATWPVLLGGQAHWTVGLVATLISISSIIAADTFAFLGGKVFGRTPLTNISPKKTWEGTIIGFCGCIVTSVVLSKIFSWPMSLPSSIALGVLNFFGSVFGDLTESMIKRDAGVKDSGSLIPGHGGVLDRVDSYVFTGALAYSFVKTFLPLYGV; encoded by the exons ATGGCTCACCCCCGAGTCACCAACTCGCTCAGTTCCACCACCACAATTTCACTCTTCTGCAACCACCATAACCCTAACAATCCGAAGAAACcctttgttcttcttccaattCGTGCTTGCCCATGCCGCCCACGCTCTTCCCAATCCCTAATTCTCCATAAAGCTACTCCATcatctttcttcttctctaattGCAAGCCGTTGCTCCGGTTCACCCGCCGAACCGGAGCCTCGCCTCCACCGCGCGTGATTGGTCAGGCCCAACCGGAACACCTTCCACAGAGCAATGCCGAAGGG GAAGACGTGCTCTTGAAACCTCAAGTTAGTCAGCTTAGGAACAGAATTGTTTTTGGACTCGGCATTGGAATAACCGTAGGTGGTGTTGTTTTGGCTGGAGGGTGGGTTTTTGCAGTTGCCATGGCTGCTGCTGTTTTTGCTGGGGCACGTGAGTATTTTGAATTGGTTCGGAGTCGTGGAATTACTGAAGGAATGACACCTCCTCCACGCTATGTGTCACGAGTCTGCTCTGTCGCTTGTGCCTTATTGCCCTTGTATATCAT GTATCGTGGTCATATTGATGTCTCTGTAACTTCTGCTGCATTTGTTTTGGCCATGGCATTACTCTTACAAAGAGGAAGTCCACGCTTTGCCCAGCTAAGTAGTGCCATATTTGGATTATTTTATTGTGGCTATCTTCCGTGCTTTTGGGTTAAGCTTCGATGTGGTTTAGCAGCTCCAGCCTTGAATACGA GAATAGGAGCAACATGGCCTGTGCTTCTTGGTGGTCAAGCTCATTGGACAGTTGGTCTTGTGGCAACTTTGATTTCCATTAGCAGCATAATTGCAGCTGATACATTCGCATTTCTTGGTGGCAAG GTATTTGGTAGAACACCACTTACCAATATAAGTCCTAAGAAGACATGGGAGGGTACAATAATAGGCTTTTGTGGGTGTATAGTTACTTCTGTTgtgctttcaaaaattttcagttGGCCAATGTCATTACCAAG TTCAATAGCTCTTGGTGTACTGAATTTCTTTGGATCTGTTTTTGGTGATCTCACTGAATCAATGATTAAACGCGATGCGGGTGTGAAAGACTCAGGCTCCTTAATACCTGGTCATG GTGGAGTACTAGACAGAGTGGACAGTTATGTGTTTACTGGTGCGCTCGCATACTCCTTCGTCAAAACCTTTCTACCTCTATATGGGGTTTAA
- the LOC112719899 gene encoding tetrahydroanabasine acetyltransferase-like, whose protein sequence is MAPLIVDMKDVVFIKPSKSTPSSILSLSTLDQRPDLNMLWHIIQVYKSQKHDGYPNDQIDPNPINVIKKSLSMALFYYYPLAGKIVKHDDGKFRVHCNSNDRVPFIEAIANCNLSSLHYLDGIDDMEVAKQLAFELPSQDDESGHHYPLGFKVTKFLCGGFTIGIGVSHVVCDGFGVSQFLHAIIELARGRNEPSIKPVWERERLMGSITEMPLPSPIDDASAAVSPYLPTTTLVHECFKVDGESFRRLKMRLIKEFTNHNNIKTMKEIFTNFESLTAYIWRSRARALKLNYDGKTMLGILVGARRHLDPPLPEGYYGNAIVDANVVLSVKELMEKPLSQVVKHIKEIKKVAFTRNYITDSINTLVTKEQDFNVDGIGAYFNVTDWKHLGFLENMDFGGNVLVNSLPAPCNMFAAVDLCIFAPPSKLDSSMKDEGVRVFVSLPNAAMPKFREEMEALSLLISSI, encoded by the coding sequence ATGGCACCTCTCATTGTGGATATGAAAGATGTTGTATTTATCAAACCATCTAAGTCTACACCTTCTTCTATTCTCTCTCTATCTACACTTGATCAGAGACCTGACCTTAATATGTTATGGCATATCATTCAagtttacaaatcacaaaaacatGATGGTTACCCAAATGACCAAATTGACCCTAACCCTATTAATGTGATAAAAAAATCACTCTCAATGGCCTTGTTCTATTACTACCCTCTTGCTGGGAAGATAGTCAAACATGATGATGGGAAGTTTAGAGTTCATTGCAATTCCAATGATAGAGTTCCATTTATAGAAGCAATTGCTAATTGCAATCTTTCATCTCTTCATTACCTTGATGGTATTGATGACATGGAAGTTGCAAAACAATTGGCCTTTGAGCTTCCTTCACAAGATGATGAAAGTGGACATCATTACCCTTTAGGGTTCAAGGTAACCAAATTTCTATGTGGAGGATTCACAATTGGAATTGGGGTCTCACATGTTGTATGTGACGGATTTGGAGTCTCTCAATTTCTTCATGCCATAATTGAGTTAGCAAGAGGAAGAAATGAGCCATCAATAAAGCCTGTTTGGGAAAGGGAGAGGCTGATGGGGTCAATTACCGAAATGCCCTTGCCGAGTCCTATCGATGATGCCTCGGCCGCCGTTTCACCATATCTTCCGACCACAACACTCGTACATGAATGCTTTAAGGTGGATGGAGAGAGTTTTAGAAGACTCAAAATGAGATTGATCAAAGAATTTACTAATCACAATAATATTAAGACTATGAAAGAAATTTTCACAAATTTTGAGTCACTCACTGCTTATATTTGGAGGTCAAGGGCTAGAGCCTTGAAACTAAACTATGATGGGAAAACTATGCTAGGCATATTAGTTGGGGCGAGAAGACATTTGGATCCACCTTTGCCTGAAGGGTATTATGGGAATGCAATTGTGGATGCAAATGTTGTCCTTTCAGTTAAAGAACTCATGGAGAAACCTCTCTCACAAGTTGTGAAGCACATCAAAGAGATCAAGAAAGTTGCTTTTACTAGAAACTATATCACGGATTCAATCAACACTTTGGTGACAAAAGAACAAGATTTTAATGTGGATGGTATTGGTGCATATTTTAATGTGACCGATTGGAAACATTTGGGTTTCTTGGAAAACATGGATTTTGGAGGGAATGTTCTAGTGAATTCGTTACCAGCACCATGCAACATGTTTGCCGCAGTGGACTTGTGCATTTTTGCACCTCCTAGTAAGTTGGATTCATCAATGAAAGATGAAGGAGTTAGGGTTTTTGTGTCTCTCCCTAATGCTGCCATGCCCAAATTCAGGGAGGAGATGGAAGCTCTTAGTCTTCTTATTAGTAGCATTTGA